A stretch of Caenorhabditis elegans chromosome IV DNA encodes these proteins:
- the cdc-73 gene encoding Cell division cycle protein 73 (Confirmed by transcript evidence): MDPLEALQKHVQRPEEFPLREVTVSGISYVAFGDYAYKKDTETSLQIYGKSDEFYSLESLVVFLKYSHENHGVYVKEAAAAGVRAVTRIDRKNVTEYLQGDRTDFPALMNQVNPLSLRQLLHSSEPEAKKPRLDGEAAGEPMDTSTSDEPQESAVSAAKKEVEIRALNDNLTKDRIAEMRRKRQSHREKGIVTIDESLSTLTSASLPKTRIHKTRENVMLGARDLSNVLDIITSAQRQWDLNEKKEKVAAVHATNLSKDQSGAAGGQQQRSGYSRYAQEAFAHEKTKEIQTEGSFIGSNFSSIKQGHHAVQKAPDAPPGRPPLAKPIQLLTSSTATSSGSSAAQNGSKRTSRSPIIIVPSAMNTMINLYNVRDILQNFSYVPVDQRRKETNKKPVDLAIQRQKNGVTYNIRVIDNAEKLANDDWDRVIAVFVMGVAWQFKGWKWNGNPTDIFTHIPAFHFHVDQDKPVAQVMQWNVHKIPVSATKRHMDKARFSQVWETIENFVRKNKPHLTARLGL; encoded by the exons ATGGACCCATTGGAAGCTCTCCAAAAGCATGTGCAGAGGCCAGAAGAGTTTCCGCTGCGAGAAGTCACCGTG agcGGAATCTCGTATGTGGCGTTCGGCGACTACGCTTATAAGAAAGACACGGAGACTAGCCTCCAAATCTACGGAAAAAGCGATGAATTCTACTCTTTGGAGTCACTGGTCGTATTTCTCAAGTACTCACACGAAAATCACGGAGTTTATGTGAAAGAAGCGGCCGCCGCCGGTGTTCGAGCCGTTACACGTATTGATAG aaaaaatgtgacaGAGTACCTCCAGGGTGACCGCACAGACTTTCCGGCGCTGATGAACCAAGTAAATCCGCTTTCGCTTCGCCAATTGCTCCATTCCTCGGAGCCAGAAGCAAAAAAGCCACGTTTAGACGGTGAAGCCGCCGGCGAGCCAATGGACACGAGCACTTCGg ATGAGCCCCAGGAATCCGCGGTATCCGCTGCAAAGAAAGAAGTCGAAATTCGTGCACTAAATGACAATCTGACAAAGGATAGAATTGctgaaatgagaagaaaacgACAAAGTCATCGAGAAAAAGGAATAGTCACCATTGA tgaatccCTATCCACACTGACGTCAGCCTCACTTCCGAAGACTCGAATCCACAAAACCCGTGAAAATGTCATGTTGGGAGCTCGAGATTTGTCAAATGTGCTCGATATTATCACTTCAGCCCAACGGCAATGGGATTTAaacgagaaaaaggaaaaagtggCGGCTGTTCATGCTACGAATCTCTCGAAAGATCAGTCTGGAGCCGCTGGTGGACAACAGCAACGTTCCGGTTATTCTAGATATGCTCAGGAAGCTTTTGCTCAT gaaaaaaccaAGGAAATTCAAACGGAAGGCTCTTTTATTGGAAGTAATTTCAGCAGTATCAAGCAGGGACATCATGCGGTACAAA aagcaCCCGACGCTCCCCCAGGCCGTCCTCCACTCGCCAAGCCCATCCAGCTTCTGACGTCATcaactgccacgtcatcaggCTCATCAGCAGCTCAAAATGGCTCAAAACGGACGTCTCGCTCCCCGATCATCATCGTTCCGTCGGCAATGAATACGATGATAAATTTGTACAATGTTCGAGATATTCTGCAGAATTTCAGCTATGTTCCTGTTGATCAGCGACGAAAAGAGACGAATAAGAAGCCTGTCGATTTGGCTATTCAACGGCAGAAAAATGGTGTTACTT ACAATATCCGCGTAATCGACAATGCCGAGAAGCTTGCCAATGATGATTGGGATCGTGTGATCGCCGTCTTCGTAATGGGTGTCGCGTGGCAATTCAAAGGCTGGAAATGGAATGGAAATCCGACGGACATCTTCACCCACATTCCTGCATTCCATTTCCACGTCGACCAGGATAAGCCGGTGGCTCAAGTGATGCAGTGGAATGTACACAAGATTCCAGTCTCGGCGACGAAACGGCACATGGATAAGGCTCGATTCAGTCAAGTTTGGGAGACAATCGAGAATTTTGTACGCAAGAACAAGCCACATCTCACCGCCCGTCTTGGACTCTGA